In Malassezia japonica chromosome 2, complete sequence, one DNA window encodes the following:
- the rpl36 gene encoding ribosomal protein L36 (EggNog:ENOG503P53R; COG:J), protein MGSSSNPAHKAGVPRSGLVWGINRGHQTERRVPAQKRVAKKGVASERVKTIRSIVREVTGFAPYERRAMELIRNSKDKRARKFIKRRVGTMRRAKAKMEILTNTIAEQRRAGH, encoded by the exons ATGGGCAGCTCTTCGAACCCGGCTCACAAGGCAGGCGTCCCCCGCTCTG GTCTCGTTTGGGGTATCAACCGCGGTCACCAgaccgagcgccgcgtgcccgCGCAGAAGCGTGTCGCCAAGAAGGGCGTCGccagcgagcgcgtcaaGACCATCCGGAGCATTGTCCGCGAGGTCACTGGCTTTGCGCCgtacgagcgccgcgccatgGAGCTCATCCGTAACTCGAAG GACAAGCGCGCGCGTAAGTTCATCAAGCGCCGTGTCGGTACCATGCGCCGTGCGAAGGC TAAGATGGAGATCCTCACCAACACcattgccgagcagcgccgcgccggtcaCTAA
- a CDS encoding uncharacterized protein (COG:S; EggNog:ENOG503NWAM), translating into MPNFDELKAAARRAGQQAGMYAQNASAQLQTGFSLPSECNRAAKILKNFLADPSHPDTIMSSIPKRVLMRAKGLAIFTVVKAGMGWSGKAGSGVVTARLPDGSWSAPTCIVTGGVGLGWQIGADLTEFVIVMNTEEAVRSFGLAGNLTFGGNMSAAAGPIGRGSSGMVSVGHMAPMFSYSRSKGLYAGISLEGTVLMERKDANREFYGQPIPAMDLLLGKVPAPEAASAMYEVIETAEDFDESAFLRAAYPNSSHRTQAGQAPPYEEEPLAEQHEESVPEKEGAKSTTVDDE; encoded by the coding sequence ATGCCCAACTTTGACGAGCTgaaggcggcggcgcgccgcgccggtcaACAGGCCGGTATGTATGCGCAGAATGCAAGTGCGCAGCTCCAGACTGGATTCAGCCTGCCGAGTGAGTGCAACCGTGCGGCCAAGATCCTGAAGAACTTCCTCGCGGACCCGAGTCACCCCGATACGATCATGAGCTCCATCCCGAAGCGCGTGCTGATGCGTGCCAAGGGCCTGGCAATCTTTACCGTGGTCAAGGCCGGGATGGGTTGGTCCGGAAAGGCAGGCAGCGGTGTCGTGACCGCGCGCCTCCCGGACGGCTCGTGGTCGGCACCGACGTGCATCGTCACCGGCGGTGTCGGTCTCGGCTGGCAGATCGGCGCGGACCTCACCGAGTTTGTGATTGTGATGAACACGGAggaggccgtgcgctcgttCGGCCTTGCGGGCAACCTCACGTTCGGTGGCAACATGAGCGCGGCAGCGGGCCCGATCGGCCGCGGCAGCTCGGGCATGGTGTCGGTTGGTCATATGGCGCCGATGTTTTCCTACTCGCGCAGCAAGGGTCTGTACGCGGGCATCTCGCTCGAAGGCACTGTGCTTATGGAGCGCAAGGATGCCAACCGCGAGTTCTACGGGCAGCCCATCCCTGCGATGGACCTCCTCCTGGGCAAGGTGCCGGCCCCCgaggcggcctcggcgatgtACGAGGTGATTGAGACGGCCGAGGACTTTGACGAGAGCGCATTCCTGCGTGCCGCGTATCCCAACTCGAGCCACCGCACACAGGCCGGCCAGGCACCTCCGTACGAGGAGGAGCCCTTGGCGGAGCAGCACGAGGAGAGTGTGCCCGAGAAGGAGGGGGCGAAGTCCACAACGGTCGATGACGAGTAA
- the BST1 gene encoding GPI inositol deacylase (TransMembrane:8 (o14-38i744-765o785-803i824-845o910-932i973-994o1010-1027i1039-1059o); EggNog:ENOG503NVMH; BUSCO:EOG09262KN8; COG:U) translates to MVRSAARALGATPVVVMVMGGLLLCYGLLAFTALPSMLRIENGCRMSQMYPSYVSHNEALRLHSRSASPVMSKYSLLEYREWDERKRPIGEKSAMAALFIPGNAGSYGQVRSMASSGATQYWVTTAPIHGPERDKPQEEWKDGPGPVDWYTLDFNEDFSAFHGQTLRDQAYFVNEAVHYLRSIYPAPDSEKMRVDERNITVTLVAHSMGGIVARLAPHLPNYVPRSVDTIITLSTPHAFPPVPIDRSLEGVYEQVNHQPPPHDEPAPLLISLAGGVLDTQLSSDASALALAGIQTPLTRISSFTTALSMLWSSVDHLAAVWCDQLRYKIARGLLLDYKYFGKVAEDRSEPDERIERHELWRKLLGVPLDGATAEEGHLDAVAAQIGPPPIRDLSPRFERKGEGDTNVFEQQPGSEIHQIVQGPGPRTVHEWPVQPDESLSFELLTNLAVGPSPNTGPPVMQAIELVTVLCQRTITLNDPTKMGRAWCHAVLPTRYETLPPSPPPQNAPQYLMDFPNASLVYESPPASIRRLRLSADFLRENHIHFIRTEHRTQDGQYAGAGSLHSQTLLTSGWSEEDIPVLPGAPFAGSKTWALPGMDLPNLLSSQTPEGHGPHWSWVWPQVDSSLLAYDLELEPAACALSPNVTFMPRTAPILRVSNRATKDARVYPSLDVTKKVRVPMALHGNAPFMPRSRRGTGGTLLELWVPDRFEGTVFSNTYNTKCPLPFDRVRLRVRWRASAALLVLRYRFALLAWPIAVLALAHTRFFASNQMMPTDALGGLATRRSMLGLLSAPFWVQLAARTAEAIGMQGRWYSLGVGTTDLRFALLGPLLMFLAYGMAMLLALVSEMSVHLLYHALLRYAPHWVPLLAASPALPATKLPSRAELIQWATDRRTIASAALLVGCWIVLPYQVLVLSGFLMHLVTLFGSYIAWQEAEKAPRAAQPAEWETDVAPHETQHARTLRALQSQHAQHAWLHLFLMWMLPLHIPILVVWVRNVNVSIRMGLTRTEHGIVASMFLLALVYLYASPTLYERPKYKRYMLITKGVYMVLFATSLVYGIRFTYTQYEVFQLVLAWEVLHRLYALYALPPPPDVRQGEREIFVLEPVHSALPDAVQGPGDVPSITASLATPAPESDTARADRLDEAWAAYLATLEEYLAARAAMSTSIAAGFTQLAKAKVALGGSFGMRVSQDMYDARMKARVHMNDGHLERVQDERVQDEPAPSTSETGLRRRRAAASTEDATEKPAAENAAETPSKEEATEPKEAPVRAPIGFDPLFQFSGLPPPSLRSAQQHFRDALATLVDTQTPIASVSSTNAISTLQRRLVDLESKIRACHSDPA, encoded by the coding sequence ATGGTGCGGAGCGCTGCccgggcgctcggcgcgacgccggtcgTGGTGATGGTGATGGGCGGGCTGCTCTTGTGCTACGGCCTGCTAGCCTTTACGGCACTGCCAAGCAtgctgcgcatcgagaACGGGTGCCGCATGTCGCAGATGTACCCGTCGTACGTGTCGCacaacgaggcgctgcggctgcattcgcgctcggcctcgccggtgATGAGCAAGTACTCGCTGCTCGAGTACCGCGAGTGGGACGAGCGTAAGCGTCCGATCGGTGAAAAGAGTGCGATGGCGGCGCTGTTTATCCCTGGAAATGCAGGGAGCTACGGGCAGGTGCGCAGTATGGCGTCCAGCGGCGCGACACAGTACTGGGTGACCACCGCGCCGATCCACGGGCCGGAGCGCGACAAGCCTCAGGAGGAGTGGAAGGATGGGCCGGGGCCGGTCGACTGGTACACGCTCGACTTTAACGAGGACTTTTCTGCGTTCCACGGCCAGACGCTCCGCGACCAGGCGTACTTTGTGAACGAGGCCGTGCACTACCTGCGTTCGATCTACCCTGCGCCAGACAGCGAAAAGATGCGCGTAGATGAGCGCAATATCACCGTGACGCTCGTTGCACACAGCATGGGCGGCATTgtcgcccgcctcgcgccgcacctGCCAAACTACGTGCCGCGGAGCGTCGACACGATCATTACACTCTCGACACCGCACGCGTTTCCTCCGGTGCCGATCGaccgctcgctcgagggGGTGTACGAGCAGGTGAACCACCAGCCGCCGCCCCACGATGAGCCGGCTCCGCTGCTGATTTCGCTtgcgggcggcgtgctcgacacgcagcTGTCCTCGGACGCGTCTGCACTCGCGCTTGCAGGGATCCAGACGCCGCTCACGCGCATCTCATCGTTCACGACGGCGCTCTCGATGCTCTGGAGCAGCGTCGACCACCTTGCGGCGGTGTGGTGCGACCAGCTGCGCTACAAGATCGCCCGCGGTCTCTTGCTCGATTACAAGTACTTTGgcaaggtcgccgaggaccgcagcgagccagacgagcgcatcgagcgccacgAACTGTGGCGCAAGCTGCtgggcgtgccgctcgacgggGCGACTGCTGAGGAGGGCCATCTCgatgccgtcgccgcccagattggcccgccgccgatccGCGACTTGTCGCCGCGCTTTGAGCGCAAGGGCGAGGGTGATACCAACGTCTTTGAACAACAGCCCGGCTCCGAGATCCACCAGATTGTCCAGGGGCCGGGACCGCGCACCGTGCACGAATGGCCCGTGCAGCCGGACGAGTCGCTTTCGTTCGAGCTGCTGACGAACCTGGCCGTTGGGCCGAGCCCGAATACCGGGCCGCCCGTCATGCAGGCCATCGAGCTTGTGACGGTCTTGTGTCAGCGTACCATCACACTCAATGATCCGACCAAGATGGGACGCGCGTGGTGCCATGCGGTGCTCCCGACGCGCTACGAGACCCTGCCGCCGTCGCCTCCCCCACAAAATGCGCCGCAGTACCTGATGGACTTTCCAAACGCTTCGCTGGTGTACGAGTCGCCGCCCGCATCCATcaggcgcctgcgcctctcTGCCGACTTTTTGCGCGAGAACCACATCCACTTTATCCGCACGGAACACCGCACGCAGGATGGCCAATACGCGGGCGCCGGCTCGCTGCACAGTCAGACACTGCTTACCTCGGGATGGAGTGAGGAGGATATCCCCGTGCTGCCGGGCGCGCCTTTTGCCGGCAGCAAAACGTGGGCGCTTCCAGGCATGGATCTACCGAACCTCTTGTCGTCGCAAACGCCCGAAGGGCACGGGCCGCACTGGTCGTGGGTATGGCCGCAGGTGGACTCGTCGCTCCTTGCATACGATCTCGAACTcgagccggcggcgtgtgcgcTCAGTCCAAACGTCACCTTTatgccgcgcacggcgccgatCCTGCGCGTGTCGAACCGCGCCACCAAAGACGCACGCGTCTATCCCTCGCTCGACGTCACAAAAAAGGTGCGTGTGCCGATGGCATTGCACGGAAACGCGCCGTTcatgccgcgctcgcgccgcggaaCTGGCGGTACACTCCTCGAGCTCTGGGTGCCGGACCGGTTCGAAGGCACGGTCTTTTCCAATACCTACAACACGAAGTGCCCGCTGCCGTTTGACCGCGTACGTCTGCGCGTGCGGTGGCGCGCAAGTGCAGCATTGCTTGTGCTGCGCTACCGCTTTGCGTTGCTTGCATGGCCCATTGCGGTACTTGCACTCGCCCACACCCGGTTCTTTGCGTCGAACCAAATGATGCCGaccgatgcgctcggcggcctcgccacgcgccggTCGATGCTGGGGCTCTTGAGCGCGCCGTTCTgggtgcagctcgctgcacgcaccgccgaggcgattgGCATGCAGGGACGCTGGTACTCGCTCGGCGTAGGTACGACCGACCTGCGCTTTGCTCTGCTCGGGCCACTGCTCATGTTCCTCGCGTACGGCATGGCGAtgctcctggcgctcgtctcgGAAATGTCCGTGCATCTCTTGTACCACGCGCTACTTCGGTACGCGCCCCATTGGGTGCCACTCCTCGCAGCAAGCCCCGCGCTGCCGGCGACCAAGCtcccgtcgcgcgccgagctcatACAGTGGGCGACGGACCGCCGCACGATCGCCTCTGCGGCACTGCTCGTTGGCTGCTGGATCGTACTGCCTTACCAGGTGCTGGTCCTCTCTGGCTTCCTGATGCACCTCGTGACCCTCTTTGGCTCGTACATTGCGTGGCAGGAGGCAGaaaaggcgccgcgcgccgcacagcCCGCCGAGTGGGAAACGGACGTGGCACCGCACGAAACGCAGCATGCACGGACACTGCGTGCACTGCAGTCACAACATGCCCAACACGCATGGCTGCATCTGTTCCTCATGTGGATGTTGCCGCTGCACATCCCGATCCTCGTCGTCTGGGTGCGCAACGTCAATGTGAGCATCCGCATGGGACtcacgcgcaccgagcacgGGATCGTGGCTAGCATGTtcctccttgcgctcgtgTACCTGTACGCGAGTCCGACGCTGTACGAGCGGCCGAAGTACAAGCGGTACATGCTCATTACCAAGGGCGTGTACATGGTCTTGTTTGCGACTTCGTTGGTGTACGGCATTCGCTTCACCTATACACAATACGAGGTCTTTCAGCTGGTGCTGGCATGGGAGGTGCTGCACCGCCTGTACGCTTTGTACGCATTGCCGCCACCGCCCGATGTACGTCagggcgagcgcgagatcTTTGTCTTGGAGCCGGTGCACTCGGCCTTGCCGGATGCGGTGCAAGGACCGGGGGATGTGCCGAGCATCACAGCATCGCTCGCAACACCCGCGCCAGAAagcgacacggcgcgggccgaccgcctcgacgaggcgtgggCCGCGTACCTCGCCACGCTCGAAGAGTacctcgccgctcgcgcggccATGTCGACCTCGATCGCCGCTGGATTCACTCAGctggccaaggccaaggtgGCGCTTGGTGGTTCGTTTGGGATGCGTGTGAGCCAAGACATGTACGATGCGCGTATgaaggcgcgcgtgcatATGAATGACGGGCATCTCGAGCGTGTCCAGGACGAGCGTGTCCAGGACGAACCTGCGCCGTCCACGTCCGAGACGggcctgcgtcgccgccgcgcggctgcCTCGACCGAGGACGCCACCGAAAAGCCCGCTGCAGAGAATGCAGCCGAGACACCTTCTAAGGAAGAAGCCACCGAGCCCAAGgaggcgccggtgcgtgcTCCGATCGGCTTCGACCCGCTGTTCCAGTTCAGCGGTCTGCCGCCGCCATCACTTCGATcagcgcagcagcacttccgcgacgcgcttgcgACGCTGGTCGACACACAAACTCCTATTGCCTCGGTTTCAAGTACAAATGCGATCTCTACGCTACAGCGGCGGCTGGTGGACCTCGAAAGCAAGATCCGCGCTTGCCACAGCGATCCAGCGTAG
- a CDS encoding uncharacterized protein (EggNog:ENOG503NYK2; COG:T), translating into MPLAPLRAPPAFAAPEEHAEMQASTPASFEKIPPALIAELSDVVVKLQPVPQVLCDGEAPDSLVLAGRVWVTEESLSFLPNASEYAGFQVSYPLIALHAVSRSVPEDVATSVPNGDAYHADACIYCQLDDHPEQDDEEDEENVCELWLVVRDAETLDKLFESLSYCAALHPSLGAQDGDDSGNPFAGIAPFGSGSDKDTGRKRKAPVPSNTLMFANLPPAFFTSEALETQLQELLYTYGPVVDWTPLPAFGRGIAVFERADDAARVKRALDRLLLLYEDGSEHVHTGDTPASGNDDVLRVYFCVDTPLILLPDGEYVIARSVDAYKQYLEPPEPEREFLISPPGSPPVGWEPRLEDGPNKETLAQDLIEALHKLNQAPEAEPEHLAAGEHVILSPSTKASGAPGVTVHATDSHAPTSAPPAPISSVKATADSLLGTARPAMQPTARPPM; encoded by the exons ATGCCCCTCGCcccgctgcgcgcgccgccggcgttTGCCGCGCCGGAAGAGCACGCAGAGATGCAGGCGTCGACGCCTGCCTCGTTTGAGAAAATCCCGCCGGCGCTCATTGCCGAGCTGTCGGACGTTGTGGTCAAACTACAGCCCGTGCCACAAGTGCtgtgcgacggcgaggcacCCGACagcctcgtcctcgccgggcgcgtgTGGGTGACGGAGGAGAGTCTCTCGTTCCTGCCAAACGCGTCCGAGTATGCAGGATTCCAGGTGTCTTACCCCCTGATTGCGCTGCACGCAGTGTCGCGCTCTGTGCCCGAGGacgtcgcgacgagcgtgccgaaTGGCGACGCGTACCACGCGGACGCGTGCATCTACTgccagctcgacgaccacccggagcaggacgacgaggaggacgaagaGAACGTATGCGAGCTGTGGCTTGTAGTGCGCGATGCCGAGACAC TCGACAAGCTCTTTGAGTCGCTCTCATACTGTGCCGCGCTCCATCCTTCGCTGGGCGCACAGGATGGCGATGATTCCGGCAACCCATTTGCAGGCATCGCGCCGTTTGGATCGGGATCGGACAAGGACACGGGAAGG AAACGCAAGGCCCCCGTGCCGTCCAACACGCTGATGTTTGCAAATCTGCCTCCGGCCTTTTTTacgtccgaggcgctcgagacgcagctGCAAGAGCTGCTGTATACCTATGGCCCCGTGGTAGACTGGACACCGCTGCCTGCGTTCGGGCGGGGCATTGCCGTGTTTGAGCGtgcggacgacgcggcgcgcgtaaagcgcgcgctcgaccgcctgctccTCTTGTACGAGGACGGAAGTGAGCACGTCCACACGGGTGATACACCGGCGAGTGGAAACGACGA cgtgTTGCGTGTGTACTTCTGCGTAGACACGCCGCTGATCCTCTTGCCGGACGGCGAGTACGTGATTGCGCGCTCGGTCGATGCATACAAGCAGTACCTCGAaccgcccgagcccgagcgcgagtTCCTCATCAGTCCCCCAggctcgccgccggtggGCTGGGAGCCGCGCTTGGAGGACGGGCCGAACAAggagacgctcgcgcaggacctcatcgaggcgctgcacaagCTGAAccaggcgcccgaggcggagccggagcacctcgccgcgggCGAGCATGTGATCCTCTCTCCAAGCACCaaggcgagcggcgcgccgggcgtgaCGGTGCACGCGACCGACTCGCATGCGCCGACCTCTGCGCCACCCGCGCCGATCTCGTCGGTGAAGGCCACAGCCGATAGCCTGCTGGGCACTGCGCGGCCGGCAATGCagccgacggcgcgcccgccTATGTAG
- the INT6 gene encoding eukaryotic translation initiation factor 3 subunit E (TransMembrane:2 (i222-238o250-272i); COG:J; EggNog:ENOG503NWSQ), producing the protein MTAQYDLTQTLLAYLDPHLGFPLLSHLSSTDLFDSKDLAKAQYDLAKLTNMVDYTLQFHKQACPNEAEPKEVLERRDQLIAKNAALEKEAEKVLSVIEDPNVANALKQDKALNLEWLQQNYKLTLEQIDALYHYGHFHYSCGNYKEASSYLYHYRVLATDNKLTASSLWGKLACDTLTGEWERAMEDVRLLREHIDAQRATTSAVSGAGKEVAHEEILQKRIWLLHWSLFVFFNHPAGRVKLVELFLSPAYLATIQMSCYWLLRYLVVALVITRRQVTRGYVVETSGNPAGQHSNTSSTTKLTTQAALRELSKVIQMESYRLKPDPFVDFFHHLYLELDFDRAQEELAKAEQVAKQDFFLQEHADEFVENARFLVSEVYCRIHQNVDIADLSKRLNMSKEDGEKWIVTLICDTKTDAKIDFKEGVVRMNQPRPIVYQSVIDKTRGITFRTSALAQAMDRRAHPPQGADGRRGKGQNGNKGQARPAQDADETAEAAPATEA; encoded by the coding sequence ATGACAGCACAATATGATCTCACTCAAACGCTGCTTGCGTACCTGGACCCCCACCTTGGGTTCCCTTTGCTGTCGCACCTGAGCTCAACCGATCTCTTTGACAGCAAGGACCTTGCCAAGGCGCAGTACGACCTTGCGAAGCTCACCAACATGGTGGACTACACGCTGCAATTCCACAAGCAGGCCTGCCCCAACGAGGCTGAGCCGAAGGAGGTGctggagcgtcgcgaccaGCTGATCGCCAAGAATGCCGCGCTGGAGAAGGAGGCCGAAAAGGTGCTCTCGGTCATCGAGGACCCCAACGTGGCCAACGCGCTGAAGCAGGACAAGGCGCTGAACCTCGAGTGGCTCCAGCAGAACTACAAGCTGACGCTTGAGCAGATCGACGCACTTTACCACTATGGCCACTTCCACTACTCGTGCGGCAACTACAAGGAGGCATCCTCGTACCTATACCACTACCGCGTGCTCGCGACCGACAACAAGCTcacggcctcgtcgctgtgGGGCAAGCTCGCCTGCGACACGCTCACGGGTGAGTGGGAGCGCGCGATGGAGGACGTGcgtctgctgcgcgagcacattgatgcgcagcgcgccacgACCTCGGCCGTGTCGGGTGCCGGAAAAGAGGTCGCGCACGAGGAGATCCTGCAGAAGCGCATCTGGCTCCTGCACTGGAGCCTGTTTGTCTTCTTCAACCACCCCGCGGGCCGCGTCAAGCTCGTTGAGCTCTTTTTGAGCCCCGCGTACCTCGCCACGATCCAGATGTCGTGCTACTGGCTGCTGCGCTAcctggtcgtcgcgctcgtcatCACGCGGCGACAGGTGACCCGCGGTTACGTCGTGGAGACGAGCGGCAACCCTGCGGGCCAGCACAGCAACACCTCGTCTACGACGAAGCTGACGacccaggcggcgctgcgtgagctcTCCAAGGTGATCCAGATGGAGTCGTACCGCCTCAAGCCTGATCCCTTTGTCGACTTCTTCCACCACCTCtacctcgagctcgactttgaccgtgcgcaggaggagctcgccaaggccgagcaggtcgccAAGCAGGACTTTTTCCTGCaggagcacgccgacgagtTCGTGGAGAATGCGCGCTTCCTCGTGAGCGAGGTGTACTGCCGCATCCACCAGAACGTCGACATTGCCGACCTCTCCAAGCGCCTCAACATGTCCAAGGAGGACGGCGAGAAGTGGATCGTGACGCTCATCTGCGATACCAAGACCGACGCCAAGATCGATTTCAAGGagggcgtcgtgcgcatgAACCAGCCGCGGCCGATCGTATACCAGTCGGTGATCGACAAGACGCGCGGCATCACCTTCCGCACCTCGGCCCTGGCGCAGGCCAtggaccgccgcgcgcacccGCCGCAGggtgccgacggccgccgcggcaagGGCCAGAACGGCAACAAGGGCCAGGCGCGCCCTGCACAGGACGCCGACGAGactgccgaggcggcgcctgccACCGAGGCATAG